The Natrinema pellirubrum DSM 15624 region ACCGGGGGTTCCGGGATGGGTAACTGCCCGGGTCCCCGCTTCCATCGCGTCTTCCATCTCCGGCACGATCGCCTCCATCCCCTCGAGATAGCGCTCCATCATCGAGGCGGTGAACTGCGGCCCCGGCGCGCTCTCGAACATCGACTGGGTCATCTCCATCCCCTGTCGCTGGGCGCTTTCACCCCACTCGAGGGCACTCAGTGTCATCTCCGCCATGTTCCGCTGGAGGTCGATCAACCGCTCCATGGTCTGTTGACTCCGTTCGATTGTCGACTCCGCCATCCGCTCCGTATCGGTGGATTGCTGGCTCTGATGGTCTCTCATCGTATGCACCTGAGGACGCGGTTACCGTCGTCGCTCCTCGGTCACGGGAGAGCGCGACCGAGACGCAAATAAAGGGCGGCGTCAGTTCCGATCCGAAGCCCGACCCCAATCGTTCGTAACTCCGAAACTCGGGTGACTGGCGACGTAATCGAGAACGGCCGAGAAACGCGACTAGTATGGCGTAATAGCGTCCAACGGTGCTGTACAAACGCGTAATCGTTCGTTAGGAGTGGCGAGCCGAGCATCGTCGCCCCCTCGGACTCGAGCGGAATCGCTGGTTACGCGTCCGGATCGCCGGGTTCGCCGTGGGTCACGCCCTCACGTTCGTCGGCCTGCATCCGGCGCAACGCGGCGCGGCCCTTGCTCGCGTCGTAGCCGAAGAAGACTCCCTCGGCGTACTCCTCGGCGACCTCGAGGGCGTGAATCAGGTTCTCGACGTCAATGTTTACCGCGTACAACTCGATATTAAAGGGCGTCTCGAGGGCGCTCTCGAACCCCTTCGCGATCGTCTCGAGCCAGTAGGTCGTCCCGTAGGCGGTATCGTACAGCGGGACGACGAACTCGTCGACGTGTTCGGCGACGGCCTCGAGGTCGATGCCGGCGCGCTCGTAGAGGTGGCCGGGATAGGGATCGGGATACAGCGTCATGTAGACGGTCCCGGGGATGCGGTCGGCGGCTTCGGCGACGAACTCCGTGATGACGCTGGCCCGCCAGTCCATGCGGTCGTCGTACTCGCTTTCGGCGAAGGCCTGCTCGCAGACGCCACACCGGCAGTATTCCGCGCGGGGAAAGCCGATGTCGTCGAGGCGGACGTCTTCGTTTTCGGCGACGCAGTCGTCGATGACCTCGAACAGGCCCTGCCGGTAGTCCTTACGGGAGGGACAGATATACGCCCAGTCGAAATAGGACCGTTCGCGGTCGGCGGGGCGGCCCATGTCGTCGACGGGGACCAGCGACGGGTCGGCGTCGGCGGCGGCGTTGTCGCCGAAACACGAGACCATGTTCACCCCGTCTTCGATCGGTTCGGCGGACCGGCCGGTCACGTCCTTGACTTCGTAGAAGCCGCGGTCGAACTCCGGCCACCGTACTTCCTCGGCGTTACGGGTGACGACGCCGTACATACCTCAGTGTCCGGCCCCGCACCCGTAAGCCGTTCGGAATCGAGCGCTATTCTTCGGTCGGTTCGTAGTCGACTTCGACCTCCGAGGAGCCGCCGAAGGCGACCTTGTAGAGGACGGCGATGACGAACAGGGCGAGTACGACTTTGACGGTACGTGACATGTACGGGGGAGAATACGCCCGGCGAATACTTAGGTATTCTGGATAGTGATCCGGACGTGAAAATCCGACGCCGAGCGGGCGGCGGTTACGTCTCGATCAGCGAGGCGATCTCCTCGCGGACGATCGTCTCGCAGTACGAACAGCGGACGCCGTCCTCGAGGACGGTAAACCGTGAGGTGACGGGCTCGTCGCCGGTCGTAATACAGCCGGCGTTGGGACACGAGAGGACACCTTCGACGACGTCGGGGCGTTCGACGCGGTGTTTCTCGACGACGTCGTAGTCGCGGACGATGTTGATCGTCGCGTCGGGCGCGATCAGCGAGAGGACGTCGACCTCGTCCTGACTGAGTTCGCGACCCTCGACCTTGACGATGTCCTTGCGTGCGAACCGGTTGGAGGGAACGTTCATCCCGACCGAGACCTCCTCGCCGTTGGTCCCGTCGATGCCGAGTATCGCGAGGACGTTCAGTGCCTGTCCGCCGCGGACGTGATCGATGACGGTCCCGTCACGGATCTTGCTGACCCGCAGTTCGTGGTCGTCGTTACCGTCGTGGTGGTCGTGATCGTTACTCATCGGTCTCACCTCGAATCCCACGGTCGTCGCTCAACAACAGGTCCAACAGCGCCATTCGGACCGGGACCCCGTTGTGTGCCTGGTCGAAGTAGGCCGCGTAGTCGGTATCGTCGATCTCCGGGGCGATCTCGTCGACCCGCGGCAGCGGATGCATCACGGTCAGGTCGTCGCTTGCGGCCTCGAGGGTCTCGGCGTCGATCTGGTACTCGCCGGCGACCTTCTGGTACTCGTTCTCGTCGGGGAACCGCTCGCGCTGGATCCGGGTCACGTAGAGGACGTCCAGCGAGGGCAAGACCCCCTCGAGCGACTCGTGTTCCTTGATCCCCGTCCCGTCCTGTCGCTGGTGGAGGTCGTAGACGACCTCGCGGGGCAACTGCAGACTCTCCGGACTGATGAAGTGTTGCTGGGTCTCGAAGTTCGTCAGCGCGTGGGCCAACGAGTGGACGGT contains the following coding sequences:
- the pyrI gene encoding aspartate carbamoyltransferase regulatory subunit — its product is MSNDHDHHDGNDDHELRVSKIRDGTVIDHVRGGQALNVLAILGIDGTNGEEVSVGMNVPSNRFARKDIVKVEGRELSQDEVDVLSLIAPDATINIVRDYDVVEKHRVERPDVVEGVLSCPNAGCITTGDEPVTSRFTVLEDGVRCSYCETIVREEIASLIET